The following are encoded in a window of Candidatus Moraniibacteriota bacterium genomic DNA:
- a CDS encoding glutaredoxin — protein MVFSYKKISFIFVLTFSFLFTNASPTLYAQNINATSSEHFIVYVFAREDCRHCLQEKEFLNTLKNRYDFLEIHYLDIYTEPYASQWKSIAQLEKLPLATPITLVGDTVLSGFETAETTGKKIEDLILTYSKEKQITPEKFIEQGGSGKNEISQGATCLENSETGVCAMPSQELIISLPFFGATDLSSYPVPFLSLILGFVDGFNPCAMWVLVTFLLFLSQSSSRKQIFSLVGIFLFSQAIIYFFILNLWLTTWNFVKLDTIITPLIGIVAIGGGVFFLYEWLIKKGVCSVTAASKREKIIKQIKSIISSPFNLSTILAVVFLSFSITIIEFACSIGIPQTFTKIIEMNGAGFAFQQSMVGLYIFTYMLDDLFVFAIALKGIEKIHLTSKYSTLSNLIGGVLMLILGFLLLFAPNLLQFG, from the coding sequence ATGGTATTTTCCTATAAAAAAATTTCTTTTATTTTTGTTCTTACGTTTTCTTTCTTGTTCACAAATGCATCACCAACCCTCTATGCTCAAAATATAAACGCCACTTCTTCGGAACATTTTATTGTGTATGTTTTTGCCAGAGAAGACTGTAGACATTGTTTGCAAGAAAAAGAATTTCTCAATACTTTAAAAAATCGTTATGATTTTCTTGAAATACATTATCTTGATATCTACACAGAACCCTACGCTTCACAATGGAAAAGTATAGCTCAATTGGAGAAACTTCCCTTGGCCACACCCATCACATTAGTTGGTGACACCGTCCTTTCTGGATTTGAAACAGCAGAAACCACAGGCAAAAAAATAGAAGATCTTATTCTTACGTATTCTAAAGAAAAACAAATAACTCCAGAAAAATTTATAGAACAGGGTGGGAGTGGAAAAAACGAGATTTCTCAAGGAGCTACTTGTTTAGAAAATTCTGAAACAGGTGTATGTGCCATGCCTTCTCAAGAACTTATCATTTCCCTTCCCTTTTTCGGAGCTACTGATCTAAGTTCTTACCCGGTACCATTTTTGTCTCTTATACTGGGCTTTGTAGATGGATTCAACCCATGTGCCATGTGGGTCCTTGTTACCTTTCTTCTCTTTCTTTCTCAATCATCTTCTCGGAAACAGATTTTTTCTCTTGTTGGTATTTTCCTTTTTTCTCAAGCAATTATTTACTTTTTTATCCTCAATCTTTGGCTTACTACTTGGAATTTTGTTAAGCTCGATACAATAATCACTCCTCTTATAGGTATCGTTGCTATTGGTGGAGGAGTTTTCTTTCTTTATGAATGGCTTATAAAAAAAGGTGTTTGTTCCGTAACAGCCGCATCAAAAAGAGAAAAAATTATCAAACAAATAAAATCTATTATATCTTCACCTTTCAATCTTTCTACTATCCTAGCTGTTGTATTTCTTTCATTTAGTATCACTATAATTGAATTTGCTTGTTCAATAGGTATTCCTCAAACATTTACCAAAATTATTGAAATGAACGGGGCTGGATTCGCTTTCCAACAATCTATGGTTGGATTGTATATATTTACTTATATGCTCGATGATCTTTTTGTTTTTGCTATAGCGCTCAAAGGTATAGAGAAAATTCATCTCACTTCAAAATATTCCACGCTCTCCAATCTTATCGGAGGAGTCCTTATGCTCATTCTTGGATTTCTTCTTCTTTTTGCTCCAAATCTTCTTCAATTTGGATAA